From Lawsonia intracellularis PHE/MN1-00, the proteins below share one genomic window:
- the secA gene encoding preprotein translocase subunit SecA, with protein MFSFFIRKIFGSKNDRYLKSLSPILDQINALESTMKALSDKEIPVQLATFKQQLQEGKRTIDELLPEVFALVRETSFRVLGMRHFDVQLIGGISLHRGKIAEMKTGEGKTLMATLPVVLNALEGKGVHVVTVNDYLAQRDAEWMGALYSALGLTTGVLTSGLSDDARKEAYAADITYGTNNEFGFDFLRDNMKFYPNQLVQRGHFFAIIDEVDSILIDEARTPLIISGGSEQSTTMYTQIDKIIRNLKPQQDFSIDEKGKVVILSDEGAVQVEKALGIDNMYDPSNIAIQHHVLQALKAHYIFRRDVDYIVKDDQVVIVDEFTGRLMPGRRFSDGLHQALEAKEMVTVAAENQTLASITFQNYFRMYNKLAGMTGTADTEAVEFAQIYGLEVVVIPSNKPMIRKDHSDVIYRTRKEKFDAIVKAIIELHKKGQPVLVGTISIETSELISSMLRKKNISHNVLNAKHHAQEAEIIAQAGQVGKVTIATNMAGRGTDIVLGDSVVELGGLHILGTERHESRRIDNQLRGRAGRQGDPGSSRFYLSLEDDLMRLFGSDKLSGLMQRLGMEEGEPIENIMVSRAIESAQKRVEGHHFEIRKSLLDYDNVMNQQRTVIYTLRHNIMNDPEPMDIILEYLDELLSDIYIELEDNDNNELNKSIHTQLYDIMNLSQVMSIDNTLPTKEQAKTLILSMFEKLKSKAGEAYNDLLRYVLLEELDRCWKDHLRNMDFLREGIGLRGYGQRDPKLEYKKEGFVLFQELLANIREGVFRTFTRLHLEKKEDNFFQHEPINDLWYPASHEKETKFQVKKTDRVGRNDLCPCGSGKKYKKCCGVH; from the coding sequence ATGTTCAGTTTTTTTATTCGTAAGATTTTTGGCTCTAAAAATGATCGTTATTTAAAAAGTCTTTCACCTATATTAGATCAGATTAATGCACTTGAATCCACAATGAAAGCTTTATCTGATAAAGAGATCCCAGTACAACTAGCTACATTTAAGCAACAATTACAAGAAGGTAAGCGTACTATTGATGAGTTATTACCAGAAGTTTTTGCTCTTGTAAGAGAAACAAGCTTTAGGGTGTTAGGAATGAGACATTTTGATGTACAACTCATTGGTGGTATTTCATTACATAGAGGTAAGATAGCAGAAATGAAAACAGGGGAAGGGAAAACTTTAATGGCAACACTTCCTGTTGTTTTAAATGCTCTTGAAGGTAAAGGGGTACATGTTGTCACAGTAAATGACTATCTTGCACAGAGAGATGCTGAATGGATGGGTGCATTATATAGTGCTCTAGGTTTAACAACAGGTGTGTTGACATCAGGGCTTTCTGATGATGCTCGTAAGGAAGCATATGCTGCTGATATTACTTATGGTACTAATAATGAATTTGGATTTGATTTTTTACGTGATAATATGAAGTTTTATCCTAATCAGCTTGTACAACGTGGACACTTTTTTGCTATTATAGATGAAGTAGATTCTATCCTTATAGATGAAGCTCGTACACCGCTTATAATCTCTGGTGGGTCAGAACAATCTACAACTATGTATACTCAGATAGATAAAATTATACGTAATCTTAAGCCACAACAGGATTTTTCTATTGATGAAAAAGGAAAAGTAGTCATTCTTAGCGATGAAGGTGCTGTGCAAGTAGAAAAAGCCCTTGGTATAGATAATATGTATGATCCTAGTAACATAGCTATACAGCATCATGTGCTACAGGCTTTGAAAGCACATTATATTTTTCGTCGTGACGTTGACTATATTGTTAAAGACGATCAAGTTGTCATTGTTGATGAGTTTACAGGACGGCTTATGCCAGGTCGACGTTTTAGTGATGGGCTTCACCAAGCACTTGAAGCAAAAGAGATGGTTACTGTTGCTGCTGAAAACCAGACTTTGGCTAGTATCACTTTCCAAAACTACTTTCGTATGTACAATAAGCTTGCAGGGATGACTGGTACAGCAGATACAGAGGCTGTAGAGTTTGCACAAATTTATGGATTAGAAGTAGTTGTTATTCCTTCTAATAAACCTATGATTCGCAAAGATCATTCTGATGTAATTTATCGTACACGTAAGGAAAAATTTGATGCTATTGTAAAAGCTATCATTGAGCTTCATAAAAAAGGGCAACCTGTATTAGTAGGGACTATATCTATAGAAACCTCTGAGCTTATTTCTTCTATGCTCCGTAAAAAAAATATATCTCATAATGTCCTTAATGCAAAGCATCATGCGCAAGAGGCTGAAATTATTGCTCAAGCTGGACAAGTAGGTAAAGTAACTATTGCTACAAACATGGCTGGCCGTGGAACAGATATCGTTCTTGGAGATAGTGTTGTTGAGCTTGGGGGATTACATATTTTAGGAACAGAACGTCATGAAAGTAGAAGGATTGATAATCAGTTACGTGGTCGAGCAGGGCGTCAAGGTGATCCTGGATCATCACGTTTTTATCTTTCTCTTGAAGATGATTTAATGAGACTTTTTGGTTCTGATAAGCTTTCAGGGCTAATGCAAAGATTAGGTATGGAAGAAGGTGAACCTATTGAAAATATTATGGTATCTCGGGCGATTGAAAGTGCACAAAAACGTGTTGAAGGACATCACTTTGAAATTCGTAAAAGTCTATTAGATTATGATAATGTTATGAATCAGCAGCGGACAGTAATTTATACATTACGTCACAATATCATGAATGATCCAGAGCCAATGGATATTATTTTAGAGTATTTAGATGAATTATTAAGTGATATTTATATAGAGTTAGAAGATAATGATAATAATGAATTAAATAAAAGCATTCATACCCAGTTATATGATATTATGAATCTTTCACAGGTAATGTCTATAGATAACACCCTTCCAACAAAGGAACAAGCAAAGACATTAATTCTTTCTATGTTTGAAAAGTTGAAGTCTAAGGCTGGAGAGGCATATAATGATTTGCTACGTTATGTGCTTCTTGAAGAACTTGATCGTTGTTGGAAAGATCATTTAAGGAATATGGATTTTCTTCGAGAAGGTATAGGACTGCGTGGTTATGGTCAGAGAGATCCAAAATTAGAGTATAAAAAAGAAGGCTTTGTACTTTTCCAGGAATTGCTTGCTAATATTAGAGAAGGAGTCTTTCGTACTTTTACAAGGTTACATTTAGAAAAAAAAGAAGATAATTTTTTTCAACATGAGCCAATTAATGACTTATGGTATCCAGCTAGTCATGAGAAAGAAACAAAGTTTCAAGTGAAAAAAACTGATCGTGTTGGACGGAATGATTTATGTCCTTGTGGAAGTGGTAAAAAGTATAAAAAATGTTGTGGAGTACATTAG
- the hypE gene encoding hydrogenase expression/formation protein HypE — MTNSLLLDCGSGGRASQRLITGLFLKYFDNDILRTLNDAAIVSLSSPVAISTDSYTITPLFFPGGNIGSLAIHGTINDVSMLGAKPLYITCAFILEEGLELDILERIVASMAEAAHTASIKVITGDTKVVPRGCCDKIFINTTGIGEVLVDPAPSGSRAEPGDVIIVSGSIGDHGLTVFGQREGIDFLSQVESDSAPLNVMVEQLIQEVRDIHVLRDPTRGGLATTLNEIASQSSVVCYIEESLMPIHDVVRSGCDILGLDPLYLANEGKLLCILPSEKEELALDVMRSFPQGSEARKIGFVSDAGKTTRPGQVILHTVIGGYRLLNMLEGDQLPRIC; from the coding sequence ATGACAAATAGTTTACTTTTAGATTGTGGTAGTGGTGGTCGAGCTTCACAGCGATTAATTACAGGTCTATTCCTTAAATATTTTGATAATGATATACTAAGGACCCTTAATGATGCTGCCATAGTCTCTCTTTCGTCACCTGTAGCTATAAGTACAGATAGTTATACTATTACACCATTATTTTTCCCTGGAGGCAATATTGGTTCTCTTGCTATTCATGGGACAATTAACGATGTATCTATGTTGGGTGCTAAACCATTATATATAACATGTGCATTTATTTTGGAAGAAGGGTTGGAGCTTGATATTCTTGAGCGCATAGTAGCATCTATGGCAGAAGCTGCTCATACAGCGTCAATTAAAGTTATTACAGGTGATACAAAAGTTGTTCCTAGAGGATGTTGTGATAAAATTTTTATCAATACAACTGGTATTGGAGAAGTTTTGGTTGATCCTGCTCCATCAGGCAGTCGAGCAGAGCCAGGAGATGTAATTATTGTAAGTGGTTCTATTGGTGATCATGGACTAACTGTATTTGGCCAACGAGAAGGGATAGACTTTTTAAGTCAAGTTGAAAGTGATAGTGCACCATTAAATGTGATGGTTGAGCAACTTATTCAAGAAGTTAGAGACATTCACGTATTACGAGATCCAACACGTGGAGGTCTTGCTACTACACTTAATGAAATTGCTTCACAGTCTAGCGTTGTTTGTTATATTGAAGAGTCACTGATGCCTATTCATGACGTTGTAAGATCTGGATGTGATATTTTAGGGCTTGACCCTTTATATCTTGCAAATGAAGGGAAGTTACTTTGTATTTTACCATCAGAAAAGGAGGAGTTAGCACTAGATGTTATGAGATCATTCCCACAGGGTAGTGAAGCAAGAAAGATAGGTTTTGTCTCAGATGCTGGGAAAACAACAAGGCCTGGTCAAGTAATTTTGCACACTGTGATTGGTGGATATCGATTGTTAAATATGTTGGAAGGAGATCAGCTTCCACGTATTTGTTAA
- a CDS encoding MFS transporter has protein sequence MINPRKTYSLKSVIIAVATAQFIMPYMLAGVGPLLPVIGMHFNATAVELSLINAVYALSLTIFHLIAGRISDILGLRRVFLIGLGLFTCTSGILPFSPNITFFFILRFIQAIGAALMNTSGLSILTNCSPKDRLGQTLGIASIGIYLGLSLSPCLAGIMAKFFGWSYLFYLMIPIGLIAWLLMKYTVKEEWYIDAEYPFDWTGSILYAISISTLSIGMIWILNGIWPIVFLSIGIIFFGSFLKVELTEDHPILDIKFLIHNHAFLYSIFALLINYSSIFGLAFYFSLYLQLGYGLSVLTTGLILSLQPFVQVIISPIAGRLADAFGAIKIAIVGMIMCGVGLFLAIILEIHSNIFEIAYIQMILGLGAGLFASPNMTAIMSAVDSKHMSQAAGLIGTMRTFGLLLSMLIISITMNIYFGGEILTAKSMDKFTAAMDMNFWIFSLLNIVAIIFSIMTLKVKRKISI, from the coding sequence ATGATAAATCCTAGAAAAACATACTCATTGAAGTCAGTTATTATAGCAGTAGCAACAGCTCAGTTTATAATGCCTTATATGTTAGCTGGTGTTGGACCACTTTTACCTGTTATTGGTATGCATTTTAATGCAACTGCTGTAGAGTTAAGTCTTATCAATGCTGTTTATGCTTTATCTTTAACTATCTTTCACTTAATTGCTGGCCGTATTAGTGATATTTTAGGACTCCGTCGGGTTTTTCTTATAGGCCTTGGACTTTTTACTTGTACTTCAGGGATTCTTCCATTTTCCCCTAACATTACATTTTTTTTTATATTAAGGTTTATTCAAGCTATTGGTGCTGCGCTTATGAACACTAGTGGACTATCTATATTAACTAATTGTTCTCCAAAAGATCGACTAGGACAAACACTAGGTATTGCTTCTATAGGAATTTACCTAGGACTATCCCTTAGTCCTTGTCTTGCAGGCATTATGGCTAAATTCTTTGGTTGGTCATATTTATTTTACTTAATGATTCCTATTGGTCTTATTGCTTGGTTGCTTATGAAATACACAGTAAAGGAAGAATGGTATATTGATGCAGAGTACCCTTTTGATTGGACTGGTTCTATCTTATACGCAATTAGTATTAGTACATTATCTATAGGAATGATATGGATATTAAATGGAATATGGCCAATAGTTTTTTTGAGTATAGGAATTATCTTTTTTGGTAGTTTTTTAAAGGTTGAGCTAACTGAAGATCATCCTATCCTTGACATCAAATTTCTTATTCATAATCATGCTTTTTTATATAGTATTTTTGCATTACTAATAAACTATAGTTCTATATTTGGTTTAGCTTTTTACTTTAGTTTATATTTACAGTTAGGCTATGGCCTTAGTGTATTAACGACAGGTTTAATCCTTTCGTTGCAACCATTTGTACAAGTTATTATTTCTCCGATTGCAGGTCGTCTTGCAGATGCTTTTGGAGCTATTAAGATTGCTATTGTTGGTATGATTATGTGTGGGGTTGGACTATTTTTAGCTATAATTCTTGAAATTCACTCTAATATATTTGAAATTGCATATATACAAATGATCTTGGGGTTAGGTGCTGGTCTTTTTGCCTCTCCCAATATGACAGCTATTATGAGTGCAGTAGATAGTAAACATATGAGTCAAGCTGCTGGTCTTATTGGAACAATGAGAACGTTTGGATTACTGCTTAGTATGCTTATTATTTCTATAACAATGAATATTTACTTTGGAGGAGAAATACTTACGGCAAAAAGTATGGATAAATTTACAGCAGCAATGGATATGAATTTTTGGATTTTCAGTCTATTAAATATTGTGGCTATTATTTTCTCTATTATGACTTTAAAAGTAAAAAGAAAAATCAGTATCTAA
- the flgM gene encoding flagellar biosynthesis anti-sigma factor FlgM — MDIKDVNNNPYGMVTSQGDLITKSNKVARGKTDATSGEPYPQEDKVILSPKGKLYVEVYREAMHSIDIREEKVASIRAAIESGNYKINSKDIAQNMLGLESEIFG, encoded by the coding sequence ATGGATATCAAAGATGTAAATAATAATCCATATGGAATGGTTACGAGTCAGGGTGACTTGATAACTAAATCAAATAAAGTAGCTAGAGGGAAAACAGATGCTACGTCAGGGGAACCTTATCCTCAAGAAGATAAAGTAATTCTTTCCCCTAAAGGCAAACTATATGTAGAAGTGTATAGAGAAGCTATGCACTCTATAGATATAAGAGAAGAAAAGGTAGCTTCAATTAGGGCTGCTATAGAGTCAGGTAATTATAAGATAAACAGTAAGGATATTGCCCAAAACATGTTAGGTTTAGAGTCAGAAATTTTTGGTTAA
- a CDS encoding DVU0524 family FlgM-associated protein: protein MKIISFQTRNMLKKYEQQLVTARRLERYRQAISLIEEPLSLSKIIKRKILVRLVAKEFFKNFLITGYNSSVVQDVQKELIEKFNNKICFQYPPESPEVVILVKVNNEWEKVGSKLQTEILCLAWTMILDKVNTTML, encoded by the coding sequence ATGAAAATAATTTCTTTTCAGACACGTAATATGTTAAAAAAGTATGAACAACAACTAGTAACAGCACGAAGGTTAGAACGTTATCGTCAAGCAATTAGCTTAATAGAAGAGCCGCTTAGTTTATCTAAGATAATAAAAAGGAAAATATTAGTTAGACTAGTAGCTAAAGAGTTTTTTAAAAATTTTCTTATCACTGGTTATAATTCATCTGTGGTACAAGATGTGCAAAAAGAATTAATAGAGAAGTTTAATAATAAAATTTGTTTTCAATATCCCCCAGAGAGTCCTGAAGTTGTTATATTGGTGAAAGTTAATAATGAATGGGAAAAAGTAGGCTCAAAATTACAAACTGAGATATTATGTCTTGCTTGGACAATGATCTTGGATAAAGTAAATACTACTATGTTGTAG
- a CDS encoding phenylacetate--CoA ligase family protein → MTRKDRTEGIYSRREVLDESERRQYYLIQLKELLSYAYRYSEDVKKRFDRAQFNVEKFKTLSDLKHIPILKKKELIFLQSIGPRLGGLLTKDIGDLKRIFLSPGPIFDPEDRTEDYWGYTEAFYSVGFRPGDVVQVTFNYHLSPAGLMFEEPLRILGCASIPAGPSDAGTQLDIMQKLRVSGYVGTASYLMHLTQKAEEKGINLRKDLFQEVAFVTGERLSEKMRSQLEKKFDIILRQGYGTADVGCIGYECFHKTGLHISNRCYIEICHPDTGITLKDGEVGEIVVTAFNKTYPLIRLATGDLSYIDRSPCICGRSSPRLGSIVGRVDTTARIKGMFVYPHQVEQVMARFEDIKRWQIEVINPDGIDEMILYIEANNFHQEEELLHLFRERIKLRPELRILVPGTLPPHIKPIEDKREWD, encoded by the coding sequence ATGACTCGTAAGGATAGAACAGAAGGTATATATAGTCGACGAGAGGTACTTGATGAAAGTGAACGTCGTCAATATTATCTTATTCAACTAAAAGAATTACTTTCATACGCCTATCGCTATTCTGAAGACGTCAAAAAACGCTTTGATCGAGCCCAATTTAATGTTGAAAAATTTAAAACACTTTCTGATTTAAAACATATCCCTATCCTTAAAAAAAAGGAACTTATTTTTCTTCAATCCATTGGCCCTAGGTTAGGAGGATTACTTACAAAAGATATTGGTGATTTAAAACGTATTTTTCTTTCTCCAGGTCCAATTTTTGATCCAGAAGATCGTACTGAAGACTACTGGGGGTATACAGAAGCTTTCTACTCTGTTGGATTTCGACCTGGAGATGTAGTACAAGTAACTTTTAATTATCACTTATCCCCAGCTGGACTTATGTTTGAAGAACCTCTCCGTATATTAGGGTGTGCTTCTATACCTGCAGGACCCTCAGACGCAGGAACACAACTGGATATCATGCAAAAATTACGAGTATCTGGATATGTTGGTACTGCAAGTTACCTTATGCATTTAACCCAAAAAGCAGAAGAAAAAGGTATTAACCTCCGTAAAGATCTTTTTCAAGAAGTAGCCTTTGTTACTGGAGAACGTCTGTCAGAAAAAATGCGTTCACAACTTGAGAAAAAATTTGATATTATACTACGTCAAGGATATGGCACTGCTGATGTAGGATGTATTGGATATGAATGCTTCCATAAAACTGGATTACATATTTCTAATCGTTGTTATATAGAAATTTGCCATCCTGACACAGGAATTACCCTTAAAGATGGTGAGGTTGGTGAAATTGTAGTTACAGCTTTTAATAAAACATACCCACTTATTCGACTTGCAACTGGTGATCTTTCCTATATTGATCGCTCTCCCTGTATTTGTGGACGAAGTAGTCCACGGCTTGGTAGTATTGTTGGACGGGTAGATACAACAGCTCGAATTAAAGGAATGTTTGTATATCCTCATCAAGTAGAGCAAGTCATGGCTCGATTTGAAGATATTAAACGTTGGCAGATTGAAGTTATTAATCCTGATGGAATCGATGAAATGATTCTTTATATTGAAGCAAATAATTTTCATCAGGAAGAAGAACTTCTTCATCTCTTTAGAGAACGCATCAAATTACGCCCAGAACTAAGAATACTAGTTCCTGGGACATTACCTCCACATATTAAACCAATTGAAGATAAACGAGAGTGGGATTAA